In Desulfurococcaceae archaeon MEX13E-LK6-19, the genomic window TTTCTAAGTTTCGTATCTACAATAAGTATATCAGCTCTATCTTCTCGCTTTATAGGGATAGCTATATCTTCTTGGCAAGGCCCTCCTGTCTTATACTCTTTAACAAGATAATCTGTAACGTTCTTACTGAATATGCCTTGTACATACTCGTTGACTAGTAGTAGCTTAACTGTTTCCTCAAACCATTTTGATGAAGATTTCCAGCCTCTTTTATTCTTAAAGCCAGAAAAACCGTATCTGTTCAGCAAATCGTAAAGAAACGAAAATGTAACTAAAGCCTTAATTGTCGTCGACTTCCTATGATTAGCTAAATAGTCATACTCGTCTGCATAGAAAACATTACTCGGTATTTCCTTTATTGATTCCCTTAGCTTATTAATTGACTCAACATACATGCTAACTAACTCGTGTTCCGATGGAAGAGGTAATAATATGGGAAATAGGAGTAGAATTCTACTTTCATTGAGTATATCGCTAGCGAGTTTGCCTACAAGCCTGTAATGTTTCTCATACAGTTCATCAATAAGTTTTAACGGCATAAACACTAGTGGTACTATGAACTCGTTAATGCCTACATCAGTTATACATCTTACAAAGTCGTCGGCAATAGAGTATACTAGATAGAATATCAACGAAATATTATTTTCATACTTTTCTTCTATGAATACTGTATTAAAACTACAAGTTTTTGGTTTACCCTTCATGCCTATATTTCTCGCCAAATATTTTGCCAATTTTTCCCAATTAACTCTATAAACTCCACCTACACTCTTTTCAAGTACTCTTTTATCTATGAGTTGACTAAATTTTGAAGCCATTTCTTGAGGAATATAGAGAGTTGGATTGTTGTTTAAGTACTCATTAAGTTTTAGGAGTCGTTCTTCAAACATAGCACTAACCTTATTCCTTTGTTAGTTCTTCTGAAGCCTTCCATAGAATATAGGATAGCTCGGTAACGTACTCACGGTTCATGTTATGAAAGAATACATCGTCCTCACTCGTAAACTCTATTATGGAAGGGTGCCCATAGTCTTCGACTCTTCCTTGAAGACTGACACCTACAACAAATCTTGTTTTCGGATGCATAAACTCTTTTTTTGCTTTACTTGAGAGGTTTTTTATCTCTTCTGAAAAGACTTTAATATTAGTGTGTGGGAGCAAACCTTTTACTCCAGGGTCAGATAACTCGATCTCAAGCCGCATTAGAGTTTTGTTTTCCAGCATCACCCTCAGATAGAGTTTAGATATTGTTAAGGACGAAACAAATTTACGTAGTTTATCTTTGTACTGTAAAGACTCAGAGTCTATTACCCTAGTAGCTTTCTCAACAAGTTTATTCTTAAACTCATCAAGTGCTTCATTAAGTTCTCGCTCTAGTCTACCTTCTAATGTCTTCTTGATTTCCTCAACGAGCTTCTCAGCAGGTATACTATAAACTTCTCGTTCGTAGCGTAGTAATTGTTCAAATGATACTCCTATCATTTGCCTAACTATATCATTAATAATATTCCATACTCTACTTCTCTTCTTGAGTTTAGAAAACGGTACATTTAACGCTAATAACATTGAGCCCCGGTCTTTAGATACCATGAACTCAATGTATAAAACTGATGCAAGTCGTCTATATTGCGTTGAAACACCACTCCTTGTAAGTACGCGTTCATAACCCCTAGAAGCCTCAGGATATCCAATTACTATTAATGAATCCCAGTTTTTATCAAAAATGCTCCTTCTACGAACAACTGGATGCCGGATATCATATGGAAATCTTTTATTAGATAAATAAACTTTCATTTTATTATAAACAGAATCAAGTTTTTCCCTATTAGATACCAATTCATCAATTCTTGTAATAACATCTTTTAACCTATTACCAAATACTATTACCGTATGTGCATGTGTTTCAACATAGGAAAAACCATAAATAAAATCAATTCTAAACTCAGATACAACATCATTTAATACCGTATCTATGTCTAGGTTTTCATCTAGAGTCTTAATAAGAACATTAATTGCAAAAGAAGTTAAGTAAAGCCAGAATATAGTCTTAGGTTCAATGTCATGTCGGACAGCACTCATTACTATTGGTATTTTAGCATCAAATAACTTAATTGTCTCTCTAATTATAGTTCTATATAGGTGTATTGGAGAATTTTTATTGACTTCTTCTACTTTTCGCCTGAATTCTTTTAAGAACGTATTATAAGCTACATACTTCCCATCTTTTTTTAACTCAACAAGACCCTCATTAATCAACTTTAGTATATTGTCTATTTTGTCTGTATACGATTTTAATAGTTCTTCAATACGGCTGAGCTCCTCTTTAAACAAATAGTTTCGTCTAAAATCCTTTACACGATCGATGCCGAATTTTTTCGTATAGTTCCTATAGTTAATGATCCTAGCATCTTCAATAAACCTATTTATTTGACTTATTGCCTCAACAAGCTTACTCTCCAAACTCGACAAAATCTATCACCTTGCTTCAGCTCCTTGGTTTCCATTTCTTTATCCGTATTCCAAGCTTCTTGGCTAGTTCTTTGGCAGAAATGGTTACGTTTACATTTGGTCCAATAAATAGTACTGGCTTGGCATTAATTCTTCTTGCTTTTCTATAGAGTTTGATCATGGTACTTGATGTAATAGTTTGTGATCCACTTTTTACTTCAATTGTTAATCTTTCTTTTCTCTTAATAGCTAGTATATCTATTTCGCCCTTGCTTATTATAACATGTTTTCTAACATTGTATCCTGCTTTTCTGTATCTATTTGCAACATGGTTTTCCAGCCAACTACCTTTCCTCTCCTTACGCCTACGGCTGATCATCCTCCCACTCATAGAGATATTCTGTATAAGAGATATATATTTTTATTCCAAATTACTGTATAGTAATATTGGTGTCTCTATGTCTAAACGTGTTAGTGAGCAAAAGAAACTAATCGAGATAATTCGTATAGTTGCTCTAGAAGGTCCTCTAAGTGTTAGTGATTTAACTAGGAGGTTTTCGGAGGAACTCGGAATGCATTATAGGACAGCTAGATCAGCTATTGGACGTTTGCTACCTCTACTTATTGAGAAGGGGGCTATTGTTGAGCTAGATAAAGTTGGTCCTCGCGGGACAAAGTATGTTGATATAACTCCTAAAGGTTGCGATGCAGCGTTGTTTTCTGGAATACTAGACTATAGTGAAGTAGCTGGGATCACTGTCAAGCACGTTAACGAACTTAAGAGACCCTTGGCTAGAGCAATAGAGTTTATCTATAAAGAAGTTTTTGGAAGAACACGTGAAGAAAAGGAACCCGAGGAAGCCGCAGCTGAACTACTTGAACACCTAGATGAGCTTGAGACAACAACTTGGGATGATGTACTAGAGGATACACTCATCGACCCACTCGTTTATCACTCACATTGGGAGGAATTTGGGCTATCCCGCGAGTTACTTAAAGACCTGTTTGAAGCATACAAGAAAGCTTCAAGAGATCTAAAACCATATATACTACAAATACTAGAATACATCGCCAACATGAAAGAAGCAGAGAGTAAAAGACTTGAAGAAGAAGCAAAACAATACCGGGCCAGCGCTGAAAACATCAGAAAATTCATAGACAAAGAACGCAAGAAACTCTTTAGAAAACCATAGACATCATGACAAATATCTTTATTCTCTAGAAACAATGTAGCTTAAAGCTCCTGTATAAGACAGGGTTTCATCTACTCCATAGAACTACAGTACTGCCTAACTTATTGGCTACGAGGGATAAGCTTGTTCTTGATGTATCTCTTGAGTATTTCCTTGAAGTTTTGTTCTCTAATTACTATAATGTTTTCTGGTGCCCTGATTGGTGTTTTCCTGAGTTCCGTAACAGTATTCAGGTATGTCAGAAGTTTCTGGAAGGATTTGAATGTTCTTTCATTTTGTGCTACAATCAACCCTATCTTTCCCATGAAAGATGCATTAAGCATGCTCCCAAGTCTATGTTTTATACTGGTCTTATTCTCAACCTCTATAGCTATAAAACAACGAGGATTCTCATTCCATTTCCCATTAAAGTTATTGGTAAAACCGTTTTTGATGAAGTCTTGTATAAGCCCACGATAATTATTATATGCTTCATTTATTTCTCTAAGATTATCACGAGAAGATGTGATATTAAATGGCCCCACAACATAGTCTATTCTAGGAACATAAGTTTTATTTCTAAGTCTTTTCCAGAGATCTTCTGCTTCAACAGCAATATTCCATTCTTTCTTCACCAAGTCCTTTCCAAAAACCTTTTTTAAGAGATCAAGTATCTCATCACTATCTAAAGACATTTTTCTCAACTAATAAAACGATCTTTGATTTAATATAAATAGTTTTTGTAGCATACCTCGGTTGAATCTAGGAAAACTAGTTTAGCCCAGCACAAGCAATATTTTCTCTTGTGATAGAGTTGAGCTTTGATATTGCTAAGTTCTCAGGTATAGGAGTCCTCGTCATGGCTCTTCTACTAGGGCTTATGGCTGGGTTGTTTGCAGGTAGCAACTATTACCCCAAGACTTCCACGAAGACAGTCTATGGCACAATTACGAACACCATAGTAAACAACACGACAATAGTTATGACAACAACTATTACGGAGATAAATACTGTCACAAAAACCGTGACAGAGACAGTATCTGAGACGGCAACAATAACGGTTACAAAGCAATTAAAAACAATACCATGGGGTCAGAATGGTAGCTATGCCTTATACAGTGTTTCAGCTTTTGCTTTATTCATAAGCTTCTCGGGCGAAATCCTTGTTATGACTGACGGCAAAAACGTTTATGTACATACTGTTATGTTTGGTTTCTTCAACGATACCATAATACCCTTAGACCAATGGGACTGGAAGACTTTGGGACCACTAAACGAGACCAAAAATATGACCCTAGAGAAAACAGAGGAAGAAATCATAGCAACAAAGTATGGACTACGACACACGATAGTATACCATTACAGACAGGACAATAAGACAACCATAGTATACATGGACAAGGAAACAGGCATACTCCTAAGAACACTAGTGGTAGAACAAGGAGCATTTCTATCAATAGAACTAGTCGAAACAAATATCATACCCAAACCCTAGCCTTTTTCCTAATTAATTATATTCATTAATCTAGTATTAACAATATGATGAGTAACCATATTTTAAGTAAAAAACACTAGATACATATAGACAGGTTTACATAATGTGGGCGTTGCTGAGGTAAAAGATTTTAGTTAACTATATTGGTAGACCCCTAATTACGTTAAGAAGTAAAATTTCGGTTTTTATTCATATACTATCGGTATCGATAGTATTACCATTTACCGGCAAAAATTCCCAAACATACTGACACAGACATACACCGATTACATATTTTACCAGCATACGATCATTAATCTAATTAATATCACAATAATAAAATTGTCAATGAAATCCTGAGGTTAAGTGTATTTACGCTTGTTGGTAAAGCAAGCATTATTTCCTGTTCTAATTACATTTCTATTAGGTAGATTCTTGTGCGGAGTTTCTACGAGTATACCTTTAAGAATGAGTACTGGAATATTGGTTCATGGCTGAGTTATGCTAGAGAGTATGTTATACCGCTTTATGTGTCTACGCAAAAGCTTCTAATGATATACGAGTACTTGAAAACGCTTATTGGCGGCGAGAGTATTAAGCTTTATGATTTGAGGAAGAAGAATAAGAAACTTTATGAGATATTACTTGATGGCATTACCGATGAGGGAAAATATAGTGATAAGAGCTTTGCAGGACTCTATAGTAGAGTTTTTGGAGTATACGTTGATCCAGAGAAATGGAGTAGATTAAAGAGAGAAGAGGGTGAAAAGAATGCCTCAAAGAAGATAGGTATAGAAATAGTGAAGTCGCAGTTTATGTCTTTTGTAGAAAAACTAAATGCGTTGTGCTTAGATATTATTAAAATCCTTGGTATAGACAAAGAGATTAAAACGGATAAACCTGATGTCAAAGAATTCATTAAAGATCGCAATAAGCTGTTACATGTTCTTAAAGAGTTATACAATGCATGTATAAACGTATGTGCAGTAAATAATGATTATACGTTCTTCATATTTAGCACGAATAAACTACCTCGTCAATTAATGGAGATTGCTTACCCTAAGCTTAGAACCATGTTCGATAAATTTAGAGGATTCCTGGGCATGGAAAAAATATTTGAGCCAAATGTAGATGACCCTGATTTTAGAGAAGCTTATACAATATGGGTTTATTCGGAAGATTATCTAGGCGGAAAGATATATAGGATAAATGAGTTGATTATGAAAGAATTCTATGTACATAAAGAAGTATGGGAACAAGTTGTCGAGAATCCTATCGATCCTGGGAGAGAGTATGTAAGAAAAGCTCTCGATATAATAGGTCATTACAAAACACGCTTTCTACCACAATACGTAGTTATTGAGAAGACTTATGATGATATTTATGTGGAAGAGAAGTGCCGGTTATGCGACAAAGAAAACAGAGACTATATGCAATGTTACAGCTTCGAATACATTGTTAAATCAAAAGAAGTAACAGCTGTCACACATAGAATAAAAGTTGATGTCAAGAAATATAGTAGCCCATCTCATCCCCTCAAAATAGATCTCGCAAGCTTCCTAAACGACATATTTCCCCTATTATTTACAAAAATCATCGATATAGATGTTAATGACAACACTATCTCCATAAGCTACAATAGAAACCTATTAAGAAAAAATGTAGCCATTAGGTAATTACTTTTTACCATAAAGCTGAGTTATCACCCTACCTTTTTTCATAGCCTATAAAGCATTTTATCAGGAATAACTTTAGAATCCCTTGTTTATCCGCAAATTTCCAATAAACCCTGTGTGGTTATTAGGAAAAGTATGAGAAGTCCTTAGCACCAACAGAGGACAGAATGAATAGTATAACATATAGTACAACATTAAGTTGACGAGGCTTTCTACGTTTTTGTTTGAAAAGATTCATCATTTCCTTTTTTCATTTCTAGTTACGTAGAAGCATAGTTTATATTTTGCCGACAATAATAATTAGGATGTACATAAGTTGGTGTTCTTTATGCCGGGTAGACGTTATCATAAGAGTGTTTATGAGCTTGTTCATGAAGCAGCTCTCATTCTTGGTAGGAATGGTAGTGTGTTTAGTGATATTGATGTGATCAAGTATATACGTAGCAAGTACCCTGACTGCCCCTATAGCGATAACTCGTTTAGAATGCACCTACTAGGCTTATCCAAGAATAACAAACATGCACCTAAGCGTTGGCCCAACCTATACAAGAAGGCATTCTTAATACAAGTAAGCAGCAGTAAGTTTAGGCTAGCCGATGATACATTAGTTGATGAAGACATTAGTGATTATGAGGATGAACCGGTAGATTATAATGTAGGTTATAGTCTCTCGCTCGAACGCGACCTAGAAGATTATCTAGCCAGAAAACTCGATGTACTTGAGGAAGGCCTATCTCTTGTTGAGAGACAAAAAGAGCTCACAGGCGTTGGCAGATTAGACATACTAGCTAGAGACAAGGAAGGGAATCTCATTGTCATAGAGCTCAAGGCAGGACAAGCCGACGAGAAAGCAGTCGGGCAGCTACAAGCATACATGGAGTACTTGAAAGAACAAGGATACAGTAATGTGAGAGGAATACTAGTCGCATCAACATACACGCCCAAAGCAGTATATGCCGCAAAAGCAAATAAAAACATAAAACTAGCCAAATACCACGTCGAATTCAAAATAGAATACCTACAGTAAACGGCACACCAAACTATCTCCAACTACAGACTCACAAGACCTCTACACTAACACAAGGCCGAGAATCCCATATGCATGTAAATAAAATCACAATGACACTTTGCTTGATATACTTATGAGTTCTTCTGCTGCTAGGAGTAGTGTTTCTGGTGTTTTCCGGTAGTATGCTCCGATCTCGTAGTTTTTCTTGAGGCTTGTTTCTAGGAGGTTTGCTGATGATGTTATTGCTGGTCCCCTGGGGTTTAGTACTATTTTTGCATGTAAGCGGTTGTAATGGTAGGTGTTTAGTGTTGTGCTCAGGGTTTTCTTTAGTTCTTGGAGGTACTTGTTGTTCCTACTGGTGTTTCTCACGACTATGCTTATCTCCTTTAGATCCTTGTTGTATTTTGTTATGTGTTTTAGTAGTGATACTAGTGACCCGTTGATCCATGGCGATATTATTATCGGGTGCCTTGAGTCGTAGAGTACGTCTGCTATACCAGAGTAGATCGTGTAGTCGCCGGGCATTGTACGAATAATATCAACCCCGCCATACAGGCCCTCACCATGCCCCTTGAGTATCTCCTTGGCTTCCTCCGTGATGTAGATTAATCCATTGTCAACATGGATCAGCCCTAGCTGCCTAGCCAACGGGACGAAGAGGTTTCTTGTAACAAAGCTATTATAGGGCTTGGCCACACCCGGTCTCCTCATGATCCCGCGGGCAATCCCTAAGTCATAGAGTATCCTCGTCCACCTCTTCATAGCCCCGCCAAGATCCCTGACGACATCATCAACACTAACCCTCCCTCTCGTCCCAACATAGCTGAGAAACACCACAAGCGGGATCCATCTAAGGAAAACACTACGCAGAACACCGAGCCTAGCCTCACGATCACCACCAGAGAGCTCGCGGGCAACCCTTAGCCCAAGGCTACTCAACCCAAAGAACAACCTACCCTCAATCCTAGTATGAACAAGTAGCCCAAGATGCCACAATAACCTAGCAAAATAACTTCCCTCACGACCCGTCCCAGCAAACCGCAGGCCACCAGACCCAGCAATAAACCCGTCGAGCTCCCTGACAGAAACAAAACCCCTATTATGAACAAACCCTAGAATCCTCTCAAACAAACCAACATCAAACCAGGCAACACCATAACTAGAAAAATAAACACGAGCAGCCCAATAAAGCCTACCAATAATACCACACCACCCAATAAATAATCTATCACCAAAACTTATTATTACTTAGCTATGTACTAAAGAATAAAACACTTAGTTTATCTATTGCGTTAAAGTATAGAGACGTTATGAAATGAGGTAATACCCCGATATACATAGTGTCCTAACCGTTCTCTATAAATATGTTTCCATATACTTATGGGGCCGGAAAATAATGGTTTCTATGGATAGAAGTGCAAGAGAACATACGATCATGAGAATTATTCAATACTTGCAGAATACTAGTATTCCTGTGTTCGACTGGGTTATACACAATGTGGTGTTCTTGCTGGAGTTTTATTACGGTGTAGATACCGGTTACAGTGGATGCAACTGGGTTTACCAGCCTTACGGCGTATGGTGTGAAGATCTATACTCTGATACAAGAAGGCTTATTGATGAAAAGAAAATTTACCGCCTAGAAAATGGTGAACTAAGAGTATTCTCAAGAAGTAACTATTTAGACAACAAGTATCATAGTAATATACGGATACCATATCAGCTTGCAAAGATGCGTATTAGAGATATAGTTTACTCAGTATTTAAGGTGTATAATGAGATCCTTGGAACAAAAGAGCTTCTCTACTAAAAGGTCGTTTCCATCCATTTCTTTAAGCCACTTTGTTTTTGCGGCGATTCGTATAGTATAGCTAAGAGCTTCTCTTCCATATCTCTTGATAACTTTTCTCTGTTAATATATATTCTTAATAGCACTATTGGAAAGACACCATTTTCTGCCATAAACTCTACTAGAGGTATCATTATGTACTTTTGTGCTGAACCAATTTTCTTCACTATAGGTATTACTCGTGGCTGGGAATCTCCGGGGTAGAGGTTAAATGCTGTTCTCGGAAATATCGATATTTCTCTTACATCAACAATAATATCATCTTCTGTGATGCCCTTTGATTTAAACTTGTCTATGATCCCCTCTTTTTTAGCTTTGCCCAGTGCTTTGAACTGATTTTTAATGGCAGCTACTTCTTCATCATCTCTAAGTCTCTTAGCATTTGTAACAACTCTACGTCTATTGTAGATTAATTTCCATCTACTTTTTCTTCTTAGATAAATATGTTCAACAAATTCTTTCACCATGTTTCTCGATTCCTTGCTAAGATATGTTGTTGAATGTGCTCCTAAGTTAATGTGTCTATAGAGTGCAAGCATTTGTCCAAGAAAACTGTATTCGTTCAAGAATAAGTAACCCTCTATGAATCCCTGCTTTAGATTCTCTATGGTCTTACTTATCTCAAGCAAATCTAGAAGATCTTGATCATTGGATAATTGCTTAAAATAGTAATCAAAAGCTATTATGGCAGGATGATAATATACATTTTCATACATAAACTGTCTTGCTATGACATATTTTATGAACTCACCTATGATCTTCTCAGGAAACGCTAAGATGTATATTCCATCCATGTTTATTACTTCAAGCGCCTCTATGAGTCTTCTATAGTTTATCCAGCCATACTCTCTGGTACCTGTATAGAATGAGTCGCGTAGGAGAAAGTCAAGAACATCAGCTGGCATAAGCCAGTCTCTTACTATTTGTCTAAAGAATCTAGAACAAGGATCTATATTAGTATGAGGGGCAAGCATCTGATCTACTAGTAACGCAATATTATTGGGATCCACACCATTTCCTGCCGCATTTTCTATAATTTGCCTTATCCTATGACTGTAAAGCTTATACGTTATAATTTCATGATTTAGGCCGTATTTTTCTAGAATATATCTGTCAAAAGAATGACCATAAGGACCATGGCCAATATCATGTAGTAGACCAACAATCCTGACAGCATAATATACTTCTTTTTCATTATACCTTGCTTTATTCTCATCACACCCACATATCTCATTAAAGACTCGACCACCCATCTTCTTCACTATATGTTCAAAATACTTACCAGAAAGATGCATAACACCTATGCTATGCTGAAACCTCGTGTGGTCAGCACCCGGGTAAACAAGGTATGATAACTGCAGTTGCCTAATGTATCTCAGTCTTTGCAGGACTATATCATTTATTAAAGGTTCCTCATATTGTCTGTGAAAGTATACATGCCCGTATATAGGATCGTTGACAACACCAGCATTTGTACTGTATTCTATAGCTTCATAAGAAGACATGATAACATCAATCCTCCACAAATAAGTATTACTACAGCTTTTATATCGTTTACTCTTACTAGTAACTTAATGCTCAATATAGAATGTCTTACTCACAATTAAATATATAGAAACCTAAAGCATATAAAATCTAACAACAATCAATAAAGAGTCAAAGCTGGACACATTGATTCAGTATATAATTCACTATTATTTTGACAAAAGACTAGAATCTGTAATGCAACCTACAAGACTCCCTATATCATCTTTTTGATTATACACATCAATACCAGTTAAATTAGATATTCATGCTATTAGTGATCTTTATAAAATATTTCAACCAAAGACCTAGGTGAGAACCCAACTCGCATGATACAACCACGTGAGATGCCTAAATTTTAACTTAAATTGATTCTATCTTTAATCTTGGCGAGTAAGACCTAGGCTGATGAAGAGTCTGTTAGGCATTTCTTTTTGTTACTTTTCTGGAGCCTCTGTCTTGAAGAATATTTGCATAAACAT contains:
- a CDS encoding DUF1016 family protein, with product MPGRRYHKSVYELVHEAALILGRNGSVFSDIDVIKYIRSKYPDCPYSDNSFRMHLLGLSKNNKHAPKRWPNLYKKAFLIQVSSSKFRLADDTLVDEDISDYEDEPVDYNVGYSLSLERDLEDYLARKLDVLEEGLSLVERQKELTGVGRLDILARDKEGNLIVIELKAGQADEKAVGQLQAYMEYLKEQGYSNVRGILVASTYTPKAVYAAKANKNIKLAKYHVEFKIEYLQ
- a CDS encoding HD domain-containing protein, producing MSSYEAIEYSTNAGVVNDPIYGHVYFHRQYEEPLINDIVLQRLRYIRQLQLSYLVYPGADHTRFQHSIGVMHLSGKYFEHIVKKMGGRVFNEICGCDENKARYNEKEVYYAVRIVGLLHDIGHGPYGHSFDRYILEKYGLNHEIITYKLYSHRIRQIIENAAGNGVDPNNIALLVDQMLAPHTNIDPCSRFFRQIVRDWLMPADVLDFLLRDSFYTGTREYGWINYRRLIEALEVINMDGIYILAFPEKIIGEFIKYVIARQFMYENVYYHPAIIAFDYYFKQLSNDQDLLDLLEISKTIENLKQGFIEGYLFLNEYSFLGQMLALYRHINLGAHSTTYLSKESRNMVKEFVEHIYLRRKSRWKLIYNRRRVVTNAKRLRDDEEVAAIKNQFKALGKAKKEGIIDKFKSKGITEDDIIVDVREISIFPRTAFNLYPGDSQPRVIPIVKKIGSAQKYIMIPLVEFMAENGVFPIVLLRIYINREKLSRDMEEKLLAILYESPQKQSGLKKWMETTF
- a CDS encoding NERD domain-containing protein is translated as MISRRRKERKGSWLENHVANRYRKAGYNVRKHVIISKGEIDILAIKRKERLTIEVKSGSQTITSSTMIKLYRKARRINAKPVLFIGPNVNVTISAKELAKKLGIRIKKWKPRS